A stretch of the Arthrobacter stackebrandtii genome encodes the following:
- a CDS encoding DUF3375 domain-containing protein: protein MRSTDQAVAQWHAQKQLRLSPAWKLLQGAPWALAFLRAEFTASRQRVGLEEFHADLADFMKELREENLSLNDAWQASHYADSWVRSQFLSRPMVEGRFHYEPTAATARVLAFVDSLTGQHTNLNSSRLSTLLNSIETLSRQSDPNPESRIAALEAEIAERQGEIAALRSGASPAILSDDSAAAAARSVLDLAAGLPADFKRMRDGVEAMLHSIRTEIMESSVTKGVAVGQVLAGDKALRGTAEGETFQGFTEFLNDPVQQARFRQSVNEVLERDFTDQLTSEERANLASLLREMRRQAAEVHAIYGRLSESLHAYVQSAEFQESVLLRKAIHAAEQAVATAPLGARTGVVEPRLFAPNFETLSGLGIFNPDDHVPPPKLAAPPALSDADIHRTPVTPAPDMPTLRAAVERVRETRNGQATLAEVYAGLPHELRHINTIRGLILAARGSGDNVDTGRSETLEFTQIDGTVRTATVPLFTFTKEPIA, encoded by the coding sequence ATGCGCTCCACCGACCAAGCCGTTGCGCAGTGGCACGCGCAAAAACAACTGCGGCTCAGCCCGGCATGGAAGCTGCTTCAGGGCGCCCCGTGGGCCCTTGCCTTCCTGCGTGCGGAATTCACGGCATCCAGGCAGCGGGTGGGCCTGGAGGAGTTCCACGCCGACCTGGCCGACTTCATGAAGGAGCTCCGCGAGGAGAACCTCAGCCTGAACGACGCCTGGCAGGCGTCGCACTACGCGGATTCCTGGGTGCGCAGCCAGTTCCTGTCCCGCCCCATGGTGGAGGGCAGGTTCCACTACGAACCCACCGCAGCAACGGCCCGGGTGCTGGCATTTGTGGACAGCCTGACGGGGCAGCACACCAACCTCAACAGCTCCCGCCTGAGCACGCTGCTCAACAGCATCGAGACCCTCTCGCGGCAAAGCGACCCCAACCCGGAGTCCCGCATCGCCGCACTTGAGGCCGAAATTGCCGAGCGCCAGGGCGAGATTGCCGCCCTGCGGAGCGGCGCCAGCCCGGCCATCCTCTCGGATGATTCCGCCGCAGCTGCGGCCCGCAGCGTGCTGGACCTTGCCGCGGGCCTGCCTGCAGACTTCAAGCGGATGCGCGACGGTGTCGAGGCCATGCTGCATTCAATCCGCACGGAAATCATGGAATCCTCGGTGACGAAGGGTGTTGCGGTGGGCCAAGTCCTGGCCGGCGACAAGGCCCTGCGCGGCACGGCCGAGGGCGAGACCTTCCAGGGCTTCACCGAGTTCCTCAACGATCCCGTCCAGCAGGCCCGCTTCCGACAGTCGGTCAATGAAGTGCTGGAGCGCGACTTCACGGACCAGCTGACCTCCGAGGAGCGGGCCAACCTGGCCTCACTGCTGCGGGAGATGCGCCGCCAGGCCGCCGAGGTGCACGCCATTTACGGGCGCCTGTCGGAGAGCCTGCACGCCTACGTCCAGTCCGCCGAATTCCAGGAATCGGTGCTGCTGCGCAAGGCGATCCACGCCGCCGAACAGGCCGTGGCCACGGCGCCGCTGGGCGCCCGCACCGGGGTGGTGGAACCGCGGCTGTTCGCCCCCAACTTTGAGACGCTGTCCGGGCTGGGCATCTTCAATCCTGACGACCACGTCCCGCCGCCCAAGCTGGCCGCACCACCGGCCCTGAGCGACGCCGACATCCACCGCACCCCCGTGACGCCGGCGCCTGACATGCCAACCCTGCGCGCCGCCGTCGAACGCGTGCGGGAAACGCGCAACGGCCAGGCCACCCTGGCCGAGGTGTACGCGGGGCTGCCGCATGAACTCCGGCACATCAACACCATTCGCGGGCTTATCCTGGCCGCGCGCGGCTCCGGAGACAACGTCGACACCGGGCGCAGCGAGACGCTCGAGTTCACCCAAATAGACGGCACCGTGCGCACCGCAACCGTCCCCTTGTTCACCTTCACAAAGGAACCCATAGCATGA
- a CDS encoding single-stranded DNA-binding protein, whose product MAGETTITVIGNLTGDPELRFTPSGSAVANFTVASTPRTFDRQSNEWKDGETLFLRASIWREAAENVAESLTKGMRVIVSGRLKSRTYDTKEGEKRTVMELEVEEIGPSLRYANAKVNRTQRSGGQGGGNFGGGQGGNFGGGNAGGGQGGFGGGNQGGGNAPWGGGQQQPQAAPAADPWATPGGNTGGWGAGPDNSEPPF is encoded by the coding sequence ATGGCAGGCGAAACCACTATCACGGTCATTGGTAATCTCACCGGTGACCCCGAACTTCGGTTTACCCCGAGCGGTTCAGCAGTAGCGAACTTCACCGTTGCGTCCACTCCTCGGACCTTTGACCGCCAGTCCAACGAGTGGAAGGACGGCGAAACGCTGTTCCTCCGTGCGTCGATCTGGCGTGAAGCGGCCGAGAACGTTGCCGAATCCCTGACAAAGGGCATGCGCGTGATTGTTTCCGGCCGGCTGAAGTCGCGGACCTACGACACCAAAGAAGGCGAAAAGCGCACCGTCATGGAGCTTGAGGTCGAGGAAATCGGCCCCTCGCTCCGTTACGCCAATGCCAAGGTCAACCGCACCCAGCGCTCCGGCGGTCAGGGTGGCGGCAACTTTGGCGGCGGACAGGGCGGCAACTTCGGCGGCGGAAACGCCGGCGGGGGACAGGGCGGCTTCGGCGGCGGCAACCAGGGTGGCGGCAACGCTCCCTGGGGCGGCGGCCAGCAGCAGCCCCAGGCTGCACCGGCGGCGGATCCCTGGGCAACGCCCGGCGGAAACACCGGCGGCTGGGGTGCGGGCCCGGACAACTCCGAGCCCCCCTTCTAA
- a CDS encoding MurR/RpiR family transcriptional regulator yields the protein MSAFTSSAAAAPAAGVVNRIQAKLPDMPAAMAKIGSYLLEHPQAPLELSIMELAEQTKTSPATVTRFCRLLGYAGYVPFRVSIASDLGRSDARESWKADIGRAFGPDDSPRDVLSTLVNAHTRSLTETAAVIDLAQMNKVARRIAMCQHVDIYGIGGSSVMAKELQSRLYRIGINAHYWAEVHAGLTSAAIQDSNSVAIGISNTGRTEETLQMLREAGEAGALTVALSNNPGSPLAESADESIITSVHEQFLQPDDLSAKHVQLLVLDLIYLLVAQVNFAQTTSKLAASAMAVSPHRRPTRAARLEVGTGRGSRNSGKVDDRA from the coding sequence ATGTCAGCCTTCACGTCCTCTGCGGCCGCTGCACCGGCCGCCGGTGTTGTGAACCGCATTCAGGCCAAACTACCTGACATGCCGGCCGCCATGGCGAAAATCGGCTCCTACCTGTTGGAGCATCCGCAGGCCCCGCTGGAACTGTCCATCATGGAACTGGCGGAACAGACCAAGACGTCACCGGCCACCGTGACACGTTTTTGCCGCCTGCTCGGCTACGCCGGCTACGTGCCTTTCCGTGTCAGCATCGCCTCGGACCTGGGGCGCAGCGACGCGCGGGAGTCATGGAAGGCCGACATTGGCCGCGCCTTTGGCCCGGATGATTCGCCCCGTGATGTACTCAGCACGTTGGTCAACGCCCACACCCGTTCACTGACGGAGACCGCGGCGGTCATTGACCTGGCCCAGATGAACAAGGTTGCCCGCCGGATCGCCATGTGCCAGCACGTGGACATCTACGGCATCGGCGGCAGCTCGGTCATGGCCAAGGAGCTGCAGTCGCGCCTGTACCGGATCGGGATCAACGCCCATTACTGGGCTGAGGTCCATGCTGGCCTGACAAGTGCCGCGATCCAGGACTCCAACTCCGTGGCCATCGGCATCTCAAACACCGGACGCACGGAAGAGACGTTGCAGATGCTGCGCGAAGCCGGAGAAGCCGGCGCCTTGACAGTGGCGCTGAGCAACAACCCCGGCTCCCCGCTGGCGGAAAGCGCCGACGAGTCAATCATCACCTCAGTGCACGAGCAGTTCCTGCAGCCGGATGACCTCTCCGCCAAGCACGTGCAACTGCTGGTCCTCGACCTGATCTACCTGCTGGTGGCCCAGGTGAACTTTGCCCAGACCACATCAAAACTTGCCGCGTCCGCCATGGCAGTCTCCCCCCACCGGCGCCCCACCCGGGCCGCCCGGCTGGAGGTTGGCACGGGCCGCGGTTCACGAAACTCCGGAAAGGTGGACGACCGTGCCTGA
- the rpsR gene encoding 30S ribosomal protein S18 → MAKAELRKPKPKSNPLKAADVTVIDYKDVALLRKFISDRGKIRARRVTGVTVQEQRKIAQAIKNAREVALLPYSGAGRG, encoded by the coding sequence ATGGCTAAGGCTGAACTCCGTAAGCCCAAACCAAAGTCCAACCCCTTGAAGGCCGCTGACGTCACCGTCATCGACTACAAGGACGTAGCATTGCTGCGCAAGTTCATCTCTGATCGCGGAAAGATCCGTGCGCGCCGCGTCACGGGTGTCACCGTCCAGGAGCAGCGCAAGATCGCACAGGCAATTAAGAACGCCCGCGAAGTTGCACTGCTGCCCTACTCCGGCGCTGGCCGCGGTTAA
- a CDS encoding MATE family efflux transporter produces the protein MPNNPIPGPEVRGSVTPKTGTAASRRSTARAIRGLAIPAFGALIAEPLFLLADSAIVGHLGVPQLAGVGLAATVLQTVVGLMVFLAYSTTPAVARLLGAGKHAEALAVGRDGLWLAAGLGLVLAVVGMFTGGPLLNAMGAHGDVLAYAQEYFLVSLAGIPAMLLVMAAMGVLRGLQDTKTPLIVATVGFGINIVLNFAFVYGLGMSVAGAALGTVIAQWGMAAVYLVIVTRAARHYEVSLRPDWAGVRAVSTVGSWLMLRTLSLRAAILVTVLVVTAQGPANLAAHQLAMTLFSFLAFALDALAIAAQALVGKELGAGNTAQVHLLTRTMTRWGLGFGVITGLGLWAVSGVVGWIFTSDASVHAALAAALLVMAVGQPLAGYVFVLDGVLIGAGDARYLALAGMANLVIYLPLLYWVWHAGLGDTPAGLFWVWAAFSIGYMGARGLTLGLRARTGRWLQVGARPGRG, from the coding sequence ATGCCCAACAATCCCATCCCAGGCCCCGAGGTGCGTGGCTCGGTGACGCCGAAGACCGGCACGGCAGCCAGCCGCCGCTCCACGGCGAGGGCCATCCGCGGCTTGGCCATCCCCGCCTTCGGCGCCCTCATCGCCGAACCGCTGTTCCTGCTGGCCGACTCCGCCATCGTTGGCCACCTGGGTGTGCCGCAACTTGCCGGAGTGGGCCTTGCCGCCACGGTGTTGCAGACGGTCGTGGGACTCATGGTGTTCCTGGCCTACTCCACCACCCCCGCAGTGGCCCGCCTCCTGGGTGCCGGCAAACACGCAGAGGCACTTGCCGTGGGCCGGGACGGACTGTGGCTGGCGGCCGGCCTGGGACTGGTGCTCGCCGTCGTCGGCATGTTCACCGGCGGTCCCCTGCTCAACGCCATGGGTGCCCACGGTGATGTCCTGGCCTACGCACAGGAATACTTCCTGGTCAGCCTGGCGGGCATCCCGGCGATGCTGCTGGTCATGGCCGCCATGGGCGTTTTGCGCGGCCTGCAGGACACCAAGACACCCTTGATCGTTGCCACGGTTGGCTTCGGCATCAACATCGTCCTGAACTTCGCCTTTGTCTACGGCCTTGGCATGTCAGTGGCCGGCGCGGCCCTCGGCACTGTGATCGCGCAGTGGGGGATGGCCGCTGTTTACCTGGTGATTGTGACCCGGGCGGCGCGGCACTACGAGGTTTCCCTGCGGCCGGACTGGGCGGGCGTCCGTGCGGTCTCCACCGTGGGCAGCTGGCTCATGCTGCGCACGCTGTCGCTGCGGGCGGCAATCCTCGTCACCGTCCTGGTCGTCACGGCGCAGGGCCCCGCAAACCTCGCCGCTCACCAGCTCGCCATGACGCTGTTCAGCTTCCTCGCCTTTGCCCTCGATGCCCTCGCCATCGCGGCCCAGGCGCTGGTGGGCAAGGAGCTTGGCGCCGGCAACACCGCCCAGGTCCATCTGCTGACACGCACCATGACCCGCTGGGGCCTGGGGTTCGGCGTCATTACCGGACTGGGGCTTTGGGCGGTCTCGGGCGTTGTGGGCTGGATCTTCACCTCGGACGCAAGCGTCCACGCAGCACTGGCCGCGGCGCTGCTGGTCATGGCTGTCGGCCAGCCCCTTGCGGGCTATGTCTTTGTGCTCGACGGCGTCCTCATCGGCGCGGGCGACGCCCGCTACCTGGCCCTCGCCGGCATGGCCAACCTTGTGATCTACCTGCCGCTGCTTTACTGGGTCTGGCATGCGGGCCTGGGTGACACCCCCGCGGGCCTGTTCTGGGTCTGGGCCGCCTTCAGCATCGGCTACATGGGTGCGCGCGGACTGACCCTGGGGCTGCGGGCCCGCACGGGACGGTGGCTGCAAGTCGGCGCCCGGCCCGGCCGCGGCTAG
- a CDS encoding DUF4194 domain-containing protein has translation MSSTERTLFPGDTGSFPLDMRQALVRLLRGPYIDGATDPALWTTVLTHAVSLQQYLSEIFLLLEIDGERKIALLSPAGVDAVHTQPIVARKPLRREETLLALRLRVLLDRHAGSGTDVGISRAGAREILAEHRQPGAVDDKRLDEQTDAALARLLNLKLILPTELPHEYRVSNALALALPFDSIDQIPAYLAAIDAATQDAPDGQDEAFDLDGGPEVEVEVDGGLHGQLADDARSAKDSGTAEDTGRERTAQDTTMQEIF, from the coding sequence ATGAGCAGCACCGAGCGCACACTCTTCCCCGGCGACACCGGTTCCTTCCCGCTGGACATGCGCCAGGCACTGGTGCGGCTGCTGCGCGGGCCGTACATCGACGGCGCGACCGACCCTGCCCTGTGGACCACCGTCCTGACCCACGCAGTCTCCCTGCAGCAGTACCTCAGCGAGATATTCCTGCTGCTGGAGATCGACGGCGAACGCAAGATCGCACTGCTCTCGCCTGCCGGGGTGGACGCCGTGCATACCCAGCCGATCGTGGCGCGCAAGCCCCTGCGCAGGGAGGAGACGCTGCTGGCGCTGCGGCTGCGCGTGCTGCTGGACAGGCACGCCGGCTCGGGCACGGACGTGGGCATTTCCCGCGCCGGCGCCAGGGAGATCCTCGCCGAACACCGCCAGCCCGGCGCCGTGGACGACAAGCGCCTGGATGAACAAACCGATGCCGCGCTGGCCCGGCTGCTGAACCTGAAACTGATCCTGCCCACGGAACTGCCGCACGAATACCGGGTCAGCAACGCCCTGGCGCTGGCCCTGCCGTTTGACTCCATCGACCAGATTCCGGCGTACCTCGCTGCCATCGACGCTGCCACGCAGGATGCCCCGGACGGCCAGGACGAAGCATTTGACCTGGACGGCGGGCCTGAAGTGGAAGTCGAGGTGGACGGAGGGCTGCACGGGCAGCTTGCGGACGATGCACGCAGCGCAAAGGACAGCGGCACCGCCGAGGACACCGGCCGGGAACGCACCGCGCAGGACACCACGATGCAGGAGATCTTCTAA
- the dnaB gene encoding replicative DNA helicase, with product MSAPARESEASSREPDFARTPPQDLVAEQSVLGGMMLSKDAIADVVEVLRGNDFYRPSHESIYEAILDLYGRGEPADAVTVADELTKRGEITKTGGAAYLHQLIQSVPTAANAGFYAEIVAERAVLRRLVTAGTKIVQMGYAQDGEVEDTVNAAQAEIFAVAERRTTEDYVLLKDVMESTVDEIEASGHKGQGMTGVPTGFYEFDELTNGLHPGQMIVIAARPAVGKALATDTLLPTPSGWTTMGEVKEGDWVLAADGTPTTVVAATEIMLDRPCFEVTFDDGSVLIADAEHQWLTDTRASRKSAQTSTHPRITAEVRTTTQIANTLRCAVSDNRLNHSIHNTGALDLPTAELPIGPYTLGAWLGDGESAAARVTNADDEVFMRISAEGYELKSVTDLTMSIHLPPESFVFDGICVVCGEAFTSKQRQVRTCSQNCGRKARYTTDPVPAPTCIDCGIACSGGLRCEPCRLDHGSLQALLRSNSLLNNKHIPDVYLRASEAQRRELLAGLLDTDGTVTSSGCVQFAVTNLVLARGTRELIHSLGYRTGWSEKSVRGRSESSSTAYTITFATDDVVFGLTRKQLLHKERDARATPKRSQRFITSVRAVDSVPVKCIQIAHSSHLYLAGPSFIPTHNSTFALDWARSAAIDHNMATVVFSLEMGRNEIAMRLLSAEATISLQDLRKGTVKDDQWSKIATTMGKMNEAPLFIDDSPNMSLMEIRAKCRRLKQQHDLKLVVLDYLQLMSSGKRVESRQQEVSEFSRALKLLAKELQVPVVALSQLNRGSEQRTDKKPMVSDLRESGSIEQDADMVILLHREDIYDKESARAGEADVIVAKHRNGPTKTIVLGFQGHYSRFANMASESGGGY from the coding sequence ATGTCGGCTCCAGCCAGGGAATCAGAAGCTTCATCCCGCGAACCGGATTTCGCCCGGACACCACCCCAGGACCTTGTTGCCGAGCAAAGCGTGCTCGGCGGCATGATGCTCTCCAAGGACGCCATCGCGGACGTCGTTGAGGTCCTGCGCGGCAATGACTTCTACCGGCCCTCCCACGAGAGTATCTATGAGGCCATCCTGGACCTCTATGGCCGAGGCGAGCCCGCCGACGCCGTCACCGTCGCCGATGAGCTGACCAAGCGCGGCGAGATCACGAAGACCGGCGGCGCAGCCTACCTGCACCAGCTCATCCAGTCCGTTCCCACCGCTGCCAACGCCGGCTTCTATGCCGAGATCGTGGCCGAGCGGGCCGTGCTCCGCCGGCTGGTCACTGCTGGCACGAAGATCGTCCAGATGGGCTACGCCCAGGACGGCGAGGTTGAGGACACGGTCAACGCCGCTCAGGCGGAAATCTTTGCCGTGGCCGAGCGGCGCACCACTGAGGACTACGTCCTGCTCAAGGACGTCATGGAATCCACAGTGGATGAAATCGAGGCGTCGGGCCACAAGGGCCAGGGCATGACGGGCGTGCCCACCGGTTTCTACGAGTTCGATGAACTGACCAACGGCCTGCACCCGGGCCAGATGATCGTCATCGCGGCTCGTCCGGCCGTGGGCAAGGCTCTGGCAACGGACACCTTGCTGCCCACGCCGAGTGGCTGGACCACGATGGGAGAGGTCAAAGAGGGCGACTGGGTTCTGGCTGCGGATGGAACCCCGACGACAGTTGTGGCAGCCACCGAGATCATGCTGGATCGGCCCTGCTTTGAAGTGACTTTTGACGACGGCAGTGTCCTCATAGCGGATGCCGAACACCAGTGGCTCACCGACACCAGGGCTTCGAGGAAATCTGCCCAGACATCCACTCATCCGAGAATCACCGCGGAAGTGCGGACAACCACGCAAATCGCAAACACATTGCGGTGCGCTGTATCGGACAATCGGCTGAACCACTCAATACACAACACCGGGGCACTGGACCTTCCGACAGCGGAGCTTCCCATCGGACCATACACGCTAGGTGCGTGGCTTGGTGACGGTGAATCGGCTGCTGCCCGTGTCACGAACGCGGACGATGAAGTGTTCATGCGGATTTCCGCCGAAGGCTATGAACTAAAGTCTGTTACTGATCTGACGATGAGCATCCACCTGCCACCGGAGTCATTTGTCTTTGACGGGATTTGCGTCGTGTGCGGGGAAGCGTTCACCAGCAAGCAGCGTCAGGTGCGCACTTGCTCTCAGAATTGTGGCCGAAAGGCACGTTACACAACTGATCCCGTTCCTGCTCCAACATGCATTGACTGCGGCATTGCCTGCAGCGGTGGACTTCGCTGTGAACCGTGCCGTCTCGACCATGGATCACTTCAGGCGCTTTTGCGCTCCAACTCGCTGTTGAACAACAAGCACATTCCCGACGTGTATCTTCGGGCCAGCGAAGCCCAGCGTCGGGAACTGCTCGCTGGGCTTCTTGATACGGATGGAACCGTGACCAGCAGTGGCTGCGTGCAATTTGCTGTGACGAATCTCGTCTTGGCGAGGGGTACCCGGGAACTCATCCACAGCTTGGGCTACCGAACCGGATGGTCAGAAAAGTCCGTCCGGGGGCGATCAGAGTCTTCTTCCACCGCCTACACGATCACTTTCGCCACGGATGATGTGGTCTTCGGACTGACTCGCAAGCAGTTGCTGCACAAGGAACGCGACGCGAGGGCAACGCCCAAGCGCAGCCAGCGGTTCATCACGTCCGTACGCGCCGTTGATTCGGTTCCGGTGAAATGCATACAGATCGCCCACAGCAGTCATCTGTATCTGGCGGGCCCGTCCTTCATTCCCACGCACAACTCAACGTTCGCACTTGACTGGGCCCGGTCTGCCGCGATTGACCACAACATGGCCACTGTTGTCTTCTCCCTGGAAATGGGCCGCAACGAAATCGCCATGCGACTGCTTTCTGCCGAGGCCACCATCAGTCTGCAGGACCTCCGCAAGGGAACCGTCAAGGACGACCAGTGGTCCAAGATCGCCACGACGATGGGCAAGATGAACGAGGCCCCCCTGTTCATCGATGATTCCCCCAACATGTCACTCATGGAAATCCGCGCCAAGTGCCGAAGGCTCAAGCAGCAGCATGACCTGAAGCTTGTGGTCCTCGACTACCTGCAGCTGATGTCCTCCGGCAAGCGTGTGGAATCACGACAGCAGGAAGTCTCCGAGTTCTCGCGTGCCTTGAAGCTGCTCGCCAAGGAACTGCAAGTTCCGGTGGTGGCCCTCTCTCAGCTGAACCGAGGTTCCGAACAGCGCACGGACAAGAAGCCCATGGTTTCCGACCTTCGTGAATCCGGATCGATCGAGCAGGATGCCGACATGGTCATCCTGCTGCACCGCGAAGACATCTACGACAAGGAGTCGGCGCGGGCCGGCGAAGCCGACGTGATCGTGGCCAAGCACCGTAACGGTCCCACCAAGACCATCGTGCTTGGTTTCCAGGGCCACTACTCGCGCTTCGCCAACATGGCCAGCGAAAGCGGTGGCGGCTACTAG
- a CDS encoding N-acetylglucosamine kinase, which produces MRNYLAIDAGGTSTRAVLVDPSGQCLGYGTAGGGNPVSRGFESALAALVEASRKALGDTPGGVEGALAGMAGASLELPSQLFREGFRTLGLRGEVMIESDLLAAFYSGTFHDDGLALIAGTGAVGARVVDSRLDMVADGTGWLLGDNGSGFWLGREVAQAVAAALDGRGPATALTPLVLAELDITLDPQARTLGRLRAQQQLIFKVYELKAIELSRFAPLVFAVPEDAVARAIVDRAAQALAQTLVAAWEGSGASGSGASGEQLAAQPLVFGGSVLTKGGTVAAAVVERLRTATGVGSGDIAPVLVGDGVVGAAVLALKRHGIAVDARVFARIQESLAALRGG; this is translated from the coding sequence ATGCGAAATTATCTAGCGATTGACGCCGGCGGAACCTCCACGAGGGCCGTCCTGGTTGACCCTTCCGGGCAGTGCCTGGGATACGGCACGGCGGGCGGTGGGAACCCGGTTTCCCGCGGATTTGAGTCTGCACTGGCCGCACTTGTGGAGGCCTCCCGGAAGGCCCTCGGGGACACCCCCGGCGGCGTCGAGGGGGCACTTGCAGGAATGGCCGGCGCCTCACTCGAGCTGCCGTCACAATTGTTCCGGGAAGGGTTCCGGACGCTCGGGTTGCGCGGAGAGGTCATGATCGAATCTGACCTTTTGGCCGCCTTTTACTCAGGAACCTTTCACGATGATGGCCTGGCTTTGATAGCTGGTACCGGAGCCGTCGGCGCGCGGGTTGTGGACAGCAGGCTCGACATGGTGGCGGATGGAACCGGCTGGCTGCTTGGCGACAACGGTTCAGGATTCTGGCTGGGCAGGGAGGTTGCCCAGGCGGTTGCTGCGGCCCTTGACGGGCGCGGTCCTGCGACGGCACTGACGCCGCTGGTGCTGGCTGAGCTGGACATCACCCTGGACCCTCAGGCGCGCACCCTGGGACGCCTGCGGGCGCAGCAGCAGCTGATTTTCAAGGTTTATGAGCTGAAGGCGATTGAACTTTCACGGTTTGCCCCACTGGTCTTCGCCGTTCCGGAGGATGCCGTTGCCCGGGCCATCGTCGACCGTGCGGCGCAGGCACTGGCCCAGACTCTGGTGGCGGCATGGGAGGGCAGCGGCGCCTCCGGCTCCGGGGCGTCCGGGGAGCAGCTGGCGGCCCAGCCGCTGGTATTTGGCGGCAGCGTGCTGACCAAGGGCGGCACAGTGGCTGCTGCCGTCGTTGAACGCCTGCGCACGGCCACGGGCGTTGGCTCGGGCGACATAGCACCCGTGCTGGTGGGCGACGGAGTGGTGGGTGCTGCTGTCCTGGCACTCAAGCGCCACGGCATCGCCGTGGATGCCCGTGTCTTTGCCCGCATACAGGAAAGCCTGGCCGCCCTCCGCGGCGGATAG
- the rplI gene encoding 50S ribosomal protein L9, which translates to MAKLILTHEVSGLGAAGDIVEVKNGYARNFLLPRGFALTWTKGGEKQVETIKAARVAHAHATVEAAQEQAAALQANAVVLKVKAGASGRLFGTVKAADVADAVAAAGLGTIDKRKVELPAHIKSVGKHTATLRLHEDVSATITLNVVAS; encoded by the coding sequence ATGGCAAAGCTCATTTTGACCCACGAAGTAAGCGGCCTCGGCGCCGCTGGCGACATCGTTGAGGTGAAGAACGGTTACGCACGTAACTTCCTTCTGCCCCGCGGCTTCGCACTGACCTGGACCAAGGGCGGTGAGAAGCAGGTGGAGACCATCAAGGCTGCACGTGTTGCTCACGCGCACGCAACCGTTGAGGCTGCACAGGAGCAGGCAGCTGCCCTCCAGGCCAACGCCGTTGTCCTCAAGGTCAAGGCCGGCGCCTCGGGCCGCCTGTTCGGCACCGTCAAGGCTGCCGACGTCGCAGATGCTGTTGCAGCTGCAGGCCTGGGCACCATTGACAAGCGCAAGGTCGAACTGCCCGCCCACATCAAGTCGGTCGGCAAGCACACTGCAACCCTTCGTCTCCACGAAGATGTTTCAGCAACGATCACCCTGAACGTTGTAGCAAGCTAG
- the rpsF gene encoding 30S ribosomal protein S6 — translation MRPYELMVIIDPDVDERTVEPSLQKFLNVITNDGGTIEKVDIWGRRRLAYDIQKKSEGIYAVVNFTAEPATAQELDRVLGLNETILRTKITRPEEQKVVAE, via the coding sequence ATGCGTCCTTACGAACTGATGGTAATCATCGACCCCGATGTTGATGAGCGTACCGTTGAGCCGTCGCTTCAGAAGTTCCTCAATGTCATCACCAACGATGGTGGAACCATCGAAAAGGTTGACATCTGGGGCCGTCGTCGCCTGGCTTACGACATCCAGAAGAAGTCCGAGGGTATCTACGCCGTGGTGAACTTCACCGCTGAGCCTGCTACCGCACAGGAACTCGACCGCGTGCTTGGCCTCAATGAGACCATCCTGCGCACCAAGATCACCCGCCCGGAAGAGCAGAAGGTTGTTGCCGAGTAA
- a CDS encoding DUF1801 domain-containing protein — protein sequence MSNKTPPTNIDPREFIAEVDTTAVRRADAITLLEMMEDVTGLPPRMWGPSIIGFGEYHYKYASGREGDTAAVAFSPRKASLVVYGLGEPPGAAPLLERLGKFKSSVACTYISKLADVDMDVLRELVDMTYRHFTTRDIQSQQSQPD from the coding sequence ATGAGCAACAAGACCCCGCCCACAAATATTGACCCGAGGGAATTCATTGCCGAAGTGGACACCACAGCCGTCCGCCGCGCGGATGCCATCACCCTTCTGGAGATGATGGAGGACGTCACCGGCCTGCCGCCACGCATGTGGGGACCGAGCATCATTGGCTTCGGGGAATACCACTACAAGTACGCCTCGGGCAGGGAAGGCGACACGGCCGCCGTCGCATTTTCCCCGCGAAAGGCCAGCCTGGTGGTCTACGGCCTGGGCGAGCCGCCCGGAGCCGCACCGCTGCTGGAAAGGCTGGGCAAGTTCAAGTCGAGCGTGGCCTGCACCTACATCAGCAAGCTGGCGGACGTCGACATGGACGTGCTGCGCGAGCTGGTGGACATGACGTACCGCCACTTCACCACCCGAGATATCCAGTCGCAGCAGTCACAGCCGGACTGA